The following coding sequences lie in one Takifugu flavidus isolate HTHZ2018 chromosome 4, ASM371156v2, whole genome shotgun sequence genomic window:
- the LOC130524382 gene encoding protein lifeguard 2-like isoform X1, translating into MKKGKQVNDDNEPPTYQEATAGYDDMEAQFAWDDKTIRQTFIRKVYAILLVQLLVTVGIVALFSFCAPVRFYIQTHPGLYMASYLMFFATYIALSCCGELRRQFPWNIILLVLFTLSMAFMMGFVSSFYNTKSVVLCLGITSLVCLSVTIFSFQSKVDVTSYQGVLFSLCMVLLLCAITISIVVPFGYVPWLHATYAVLGAILFTLVGAKHPPSVIPRACFCGSLVIPSAVPGVRHSDAAGEQALHHKPGGIHICHPQHLPGHRLPVQLPAADHGRRTGLTPPYS; encoded by the exons CAGGTCAACGATGACAACGAACCCCCGACCTATCAAGAGGCCACCGCAG GCTACGACGACATGGAGGCCCAGTTCGCCTGGGATGACAAGACCATCAGACAGACCTTCATCAGGAAG GTCTACGCCATCCTCCTGGTGCAGCTGCTGGTCACGGTCGGCATCGTGGCGCTCTTCTCCTTCTG TGCTCCTGTGAGGTTCTACATCCAGACCCACCCTGGCCTCTACATGGCGTCTTA CCTCATGTTCTTTGCAACCTATATCGCGCTGTCCTGCTGTGGAGAGCTGAG GAGGCAGTTTCCATGGAATATCATTTTGCTGGTTCTCTTT ACCCTGAGCATGGCCTTCATGATGGGATTTGTGTCGAG CTTTTACAACACCAAATCGGTGGTTCTGTGTTTGGGGATCACGTCTCTGGTGTGTCTTTCTGTCACCATCTTCAGCTTCCAGAGCAAG GTCGACGTCACGTCCTACCAGGGCGTCCTCTTCTCCTTGTGCAtggtcctgctcctctgtgccATCACCATCTCCATCGTGGTCCCGTTCGGCTAC GTTCCCTGGTTACACGCCACGTATGCTGTCCTGGGGGCCATCCTTTTCACCCTGGTAGGAGCCAAACACCCGCCATCTGTCATTCCCCGCGCTTGTTTTTGTGGCTCACTCGTCATTCCCTCTGCAGTTCCTGGCGTTCGACACTCAGATGCTGCTGGGGAACAAGCGTTACACCATAAGCCCGGAGGAATACATATTTGCCACCCTCAGCATCTACCTGGACATCGTCTACCtgttcagcttcctgctgcagatcatGGGAGGAGGACGGGATTAACGCCGCCGTACAGCTGA
- the LOC130524382 gene encoding protein lifeguard 2-like isoform X3, which translates to MKKGKQVNDDNEPPTYQEATAGYDDMEAQFAWDDKTIRQTFIRKVYAILLVQLLVTVGIVALFSFCAPVRFYIQTHPGLYMASYLMFFATYIALSCCGELRRQFPWNIILLVLFTLSMAFMMGFVSSFYNTKSVVLCLGITSLVCLSVTIFSFQSKVDVTSYQGVLFSLCMVLLLCAITISIVVPFGYVPWLHATYAVLGAILFTLFLAFDTQMLLGNKRYTISPEEYIFATLSIYLDIVYLFSFLLQIMGGGRD; encoded by the exons CAGGTCAACGATGACAACGAACCCCCGACCTATCAAGAGGCCACCGCAG GCTACGACGACATGGAGGCCCAGTTCGCCTGGGATGACAAGACCATCAGACAGACCTTCATCAGGAAG GTCTACGCCATCCTCCTGGTGCAGCTGCTGGTCACGGTCGGCATCGTGGCGCTCTTCTCCTTCTG TGCTCCTGTGAGGTTCTACATCCAGACCCACCCTGGCCTCTACATGGCGTCTTA CCTCATGTTCTTTGCAACCTATATCGCGCTGTCCTGCTGTGGAGAGCTGAG GAGGCAGTTTCCATGGAATATCATTTTGCTGGTTCTCTTT ACCCTGAGCATGGCCTTCATGATGGGATTTGTGTCGAG CTTTTACAACACCAAATCGGTGGTTCTGTGTTTGGGGATCACGTCTCTGGTGTGTCTTTCTGTCACCATCTTCAGCTTCCAGAGCAAG GTCGACGTCACGTCCTACCAGGGCGTCCTCTTCTCCTTGTGCAtggtcctgctcctctgtgccATCACCATCTCCATCGTGGTCCCGTTCGGCTAC GTTCCCTGGTTACACGCCACGTATGCTGTCCTGGGGGCCATCCTTTTCACCCTG TTCCTGGCGTTCGACACTCAGATGCTGCTGGGGAACAAGCGTTACACCATAAGCCCGGAGGAATACATATTTGCCACCCTCAGCATCTACCTGGACATCGTCTACCtgttcagcttcctgctgcagatcatGGGAGGAGGACGGGATTAA
- the LOC130524382 gene encoding protein lifeguard 2-like isoform X2 encodes MKKGKVNDDNEPPTYQEATAGYDDMEAQFAWDDKTIRQTFIRKVYAILLVQLLVTVGIVALFSFCAPVRFYIQTHPGLYMASYLMFFATYIALSCCGELRRQFPWNIILLVLFTLSMAFMMGFVSSFYNTKSVVLCLGITSLVCLSVTIFSFQSKVDVTSYQGVLFSLCMVLLLCAITISIVVPFGYVPWLHATYAVLGAILFTLVGAKHPPSVIPRACFCGSLVIPSAVPGVRHSDAAGEQALHHKPGGIHICHPQHLPGHRLPVQLPAADHGRRTGLTPPYS; translated from the exons GTCAACGATGACAACGAACCCCCGACCTATCAAGAGGCCACCGCAG GCTACGACGACATGGAGGCCCAGTTCGCCTGGGATGACAAGACCATCAGACAGACCTTCATCAGGAAG GTCTACGCCATCCTCCTGGTGCAGCTGCTGGTCACGGTCGGCATCGTGGCGCTCTTCTCCTTCTG TGCTCCTGTGAGGTTCTACATCCAGACCCACCCTGGCCTCTACATGGCGTCTTA CCTCATGTTCTTTGCAACCTATATCGCGCTGTCCTGCTGTGGAGAGCTGAG GAGGCAGTTTCCATGGAATATCATTTTGCTGGTTCTCTTT ACCCTGAGCATGGCCTTCATGATGGGATTTGTGTCGAG CTTTTACAACACCAAATCGGTGGTTCTGTGTTTGGGGATCACGTCTCTGGTGTGTCTTTCTGTCACCATCTTCAGCTTCCAGAGCAAG GTCGACGTCACGTCCTACCAGGGCGTCCTCTTCTCCTTGTGCAtggtcctgctcctctgtgccATCACCATCTCCATCGTGGTCCCGTTCGGCTAC GTTCCCTGGTTACACGCCACGTATGCTGTCCTGGGGGCCATCCTTTTCACCCTGGTAGGAGCCAAACACCCGCCATCTGTCATTCCCCGCGCTTGTTTTTGTGGCTCACTCGTCATTCCCTCTGCAGTTCCTGGCGTTCGACACTCAGATGCTGCTGGGGAACAAGCGTTACACCATAAGCCCGGAGGAATACATATTTGCCACCCTCAGCATCTACCTGGACATCGTCTACCtgttcagcttcctgctgcagatcatGGGAGGAGGACGGGATTAACGCCGCCGTACAGCTGA
- the LOC130524382 gene encoding protein lifeguard 2-like isoform X4: MKKGKVNDDNEPPTYQEATAGYDDMEAQFAWDDKTIRQTFIRKVYAILLVQLLVTVGIVALFSFCAPVRFYIQTHPGLYMASYLMFFATYIALSCCGELRRQFPWNIILLVLFTLSMAFMMGFVSSFYNTKSVVLCLGITSLVCLSVTIFSFQSKVDVTSYQGVLFSLCMVLLLCAITISIVVPFGYVPWLHATYAVLGAILFTLFLAFDTQMLLGNKRYTISPEEYIFATLSIYLDIVYLFSFLLQIMGGGRD; the protein is encoded by the exons GTCAACGATGACAACGAACCCCCGACCTATCAAGAGGCCACCGCAG GCTACGACGACATGGAGGCCCAGTTCGCCTGGGATGACAAGACCATCAGACAGACCTTCATCAGGAAG GTCTACGCCATCCTCCTGGTGCAGCTGCTGGTCACGGTCGGCATCGTGGCGCTCTTCTCCTTCTG TGCTCCTGTGAGGTTCTACATCCAGACCCACCCTGGCCTCTACATGGCGTCTTA CCTCATGTTCTTTGCAACCTATATCGCGCTGTCCTGCTGTGGAGAGCTGAG GAGGCAGTTTCCATGGAATATCATTTTGCTGGTTCTCTTT ACCCTGAGCATGGCCTTCATGATGGGATTTGTGTCGAG CTTTTACAACACCAAATCGGTGGTTCTGTGTTTGGGGATCACGTCTCTGGTGTGTCTTTCTGTCACCATCTTCAGCTTCCAGAGCAAG GTCGACGTCACGTCCTACCAGGGCGTCCTCTTCTCCTTGTGCAtggtcctgctcctctgtgccATCACCATCTCCATCGTGGTCCCGTTCGGCTAC GTTCCCTGGTTACACGCCACGTATGCTGTCCTGGGGGCCATCCTTTTCACCCTG TTCCTGGCGTTCGACACTCAGATGCTGCTGGGGAACAAGCGTTACACCATAAGCCCGGAGGAATACATATTTGCCACCCTCAGCATCTACCTGGACATCGTCTACCtgttcagcttcctgctgcagatcatGGGAGGAGGACGGGATTAA